The following proteins are co-located in the Pseudomonas fluorescens genome:
- a CDS encoding MdtA/MuxA family multidrug efflux RND transporter periplasmic adaptor subunit, giving the protein MVDQSMQSSPRNSRRWLFGLLVLLVIAGLCWKFWPGSTKDTAEKKPAGHAGKSGMMRPGFGGSTGPIPVRVAPAVLGEFPVYYKALGTVTALNTINVRSRVGGELVKIAFEEGQMVKAGDLLAEIDPRSYQNALLQAQGTLLQNQAQLKNAQVDVQRYRDLYAQDSIAKQTLDTAEALVMQYQGTVKTNQGAVDDAKLNLEFTKIRAPISGRVGLRQVDVGNLVAANDTTFLAVITQTQPISVAFTLPENTLDTVLSRYHAGNKLPVEAWDRGDVKKQAVGVLQSLDNQIDVTTGTLKFKGRFDNKDQALFPNQFVNVHLLADTLHNVVLAPSAAIQFGNNGTFVYKLDGDKKVKVQPLVIGDTDGDNTVIKEGLVAGDRLVLEGTDRLKDGSEIEVVNDSSDVQTTPTEHLQGKPAAKGETGANTGKAQKVGS; this is encoded by the coding sequence ATGGTTGATCAATCCATGCAATCCTCCCCCCGCAACTCCCGCCGCTGGCTGTTTGGCCTGCTCGTGCTGCTGGTTATCGCCGGCCTGTGCTGGAAATTCTGGCCCGGCAGCACCAAGGATACTGCCGAGAAAAAGCCGGCCGGGCATGCCGGCAAGTCGGGGATGATGCGCCCGGGCTTCGGCGGTTCCACCGGGCCGATTCCGGTGCGCGTGGCGCCGGCGGTGCTGGGTGAGTTTCCGGTGTACTACAAGGCTTTGGGCACGGTGACCGCGCTCAACACCATTAATGTACGCAGCCGGGTGGGCGGTGAGCTGGTGAAGATCGCCTTTGAAGAGGGGCAGATGGTCAAGGCCGGTGACTTGCTGGCGGAAATCGACCCGCGCAGTTACCAGAACGCTTTGCTGCAGGCCCAAGGCACGCTGTTGCAGAACCAGGCTCAGCTGAAAAATGCACAAGTTGATGTACAGCGCTACCGCGACCTGTATGCCCAGGACAGTATCGCCAAACAGACCCTGGACACCGCCGAAGCGTTGGTCATGCAGTACCAGGGCACGGTCAAGACCAACCAGGGCGCGGTGGATGACGCCAAGCTCAACCTCGAATTCACCAAGATTCGCGCGCCGATCAGCGGCCGCGTCGGCCTGCGTCAGGTCGATGTGGGCAACCTGGTCGCCGCCAACGACACCACGTTCCTCGCGGTGATCACCCAGACCCAGCCGATCAGCGTGGCGTTCACCTTGCCGGAAAACACGCTGGACACCGTGCTCAGCCGTTATCACGCCGGCAACAAGCTGCCCGTGGAAGCCTGGGACCGTGGCGACGTGAAAAAGCAGGCTGTCGGCGTGTTGCAGAGCCTCGACAACCAGATCGACGTCACCACCGGCACCCTGAAATTCAAGGGCCGTTTCGATAACAAGGACCAGGCACTCTTCCCCAACCAGTTCGTCAACGTGCACCTGCTGGCCGATACCCTGCATAACGTCGTGCTCGCACCTTCCGCGGCGATTCAGTTCGGCAATAACGGCACCTTCGTCTACAAGCTCGATGGCGACAAGAAGGTCAAGGTTCAGCCCCTCGTGATCGGTGACACCGATGGCGACAACACGGTGATCAAGGAAGGCCTGGTGGCCGGCGACCGTTTGGTGCTGGAAGGCACCGACCGCTTGAAAGACGGCAGTGAAATCGAAGTGGTCAACGACAGCAGCGACGTACAGACCACGCCGACCGAACACTTGCAAGGCAAACCCGCAGCAAAAGGGGAGACCGGGGCTAACACCGGCAAGGCGCAAAAGGTCGGTTCATGA